From the genome of Amycolatopsis sp. NBC_01488, one region includes:
- a CDS encoding non-ribosomal peptide synthetase, whose translation MSDVWMSFGPAGSGPAEVTVPLPADSPTDVRTLAAATAAVLARFSGETPRIALPDADGQRTWILPVAEELPASRYRAQLFVGASADDGPASVAIGVADGDFPLVLDLDPADPRRLRCRFHREHVHETAARWLLHGVGVLLELFVRNPGATIGSAELTAGEHPAPVLPGEAAPDWLDGEHTLHELVQRRVLAHPDAIAVTAGERAVSYRELGHAADVLATRLAAQGCGPGSRVGLSFARSPELIAAMFAVLKTGAAYVPLAPENPPQRLKGIAEDAEVSLVLADSPTELGPPTLVVDDGVWTDRAEPFLPAGTADDGAYLIYTSGSTGQPKGVVVAHRQICSLLDATRVFGFGFGRDDSWALFHTYSWDFSVWEIFGCLTTGGRLVIVPEETARDAHALHDLLSAEQVTVLNQTPSVFTQLAAVDADRAARLSVRWLIFSGEPLDMALMLRWFERYPEERCRVINMYGITETTVACTWHPVTREAAAAGSRSVGRAVPGWRVDVVDEHGRRVPPGVPGEILLGGAGIVDGYHRRPELTAAKFLGEPGARWYRTGDRGRVLPDGELEYLGRLDDQVKIRGHRVELGEIRAVLLAEPGVRAAAVVVRSRGTGAGSERLDAYVAGTGLDLAALDERMREQLPGYLVPDTLTELAGLPVNANGKLDPARLPEPGAVAEDLGLVDAVEATELQLRVAELWAGAVGRPIALDDDLFLTGGNSLLAFTIVDGIRKAGLGDLAVADLYRTRTVRGVAGILSRAGAGTGS comes from the coding sequence ATGAGCGACGTCTGGATGTCCTTCGGCCCGGCCGGCTCCGGGCCCGCCGAAGTGACTGTCCCCCTCCCCGCGGACAGCCCCACGGACGTGCGGACGCTCGCGGCCGCGACCGCCGCGGTGCTGGCCCGGTTCTCCGGCGAGACCCCGCGGATCGCGCTGCCGGACGCGGACGGGCAGCGGACCTGGATCCTCCCGGTGGCCGAAGAGCTGCCCGCTTCCCGTTATCGCGCACAGCTTTTCGTCGGCGCCTCGGCGGACGACGGACCGGCATCGGTCGCGATCGGTGTGGCGGACGGCGACTTCCCGCTGGTGCTCGACCTCGATCCGGCCGACCCGCGGCGCCTGCGGTGCCGCTTTCACCGCGAGCACGTCCACGAGACCGCGGCTCGCTGGCTGCTGCACGGCGTCGGCGTCCTGCTGGAGCTGTTCGTCCGGAACCCCGGCGCGACGATCGGGTCCGCCGAACTGACCGCCGGCGAACACCCGGCGCCGGTGCTGCCCGGCGAAGCCGCCCCGGACTGGCTCGACGGCGAACACACGCTCCACGAGCTGGTCCAGCGAAGGGTGCTGGCACATCCGGACGCGATCGCCGTCACGGCCGGGGAACGAGCGGTGTCCTACCGGGAGCTCGGCCACGCCGCGGACGTCCTCGCCACCCGGCTCGCCGCCCAGGGCTGCGGGCCGGGCAGCCGCGTCGGCCTGAGCTTCGCGCGGTCGCCGGAGCTGATCGCCGCGATGTTCGCGGTGCTGAAGACGGGCGCCGCCTACGTCCCGCTGGCGCCGGAAAACCCGCCGCAGCGGCTGAAGGGGATCGCCGAGGACGCGGAGGTGTCGCTCGTCCTCGCCGACTCCCCGACCGAGCTTGGCCCGCCCACGCTGGTCGTCGACGACGGTGTGTGGACGGACCGGGCGGAGCCGTTCCTGCCGGCTGGGACCGCCGACGACGGCGCGTACCTGATCTACACCTCGGGGTCCACCGGGCAGCCGAAGGGCGTGGTGGTGGCGCACCGGCAGATCTGCAGCCTGCTCGACGCGACCCGGGTGTTCGGGTTCGGCTTCGGCCGCGACGACAGCTGGGCGCTGTTCCACACCTACTCGTGGGATTTCTCGGTGTGGGAGATCTTCGGCTGCCTGACCACCGGCGGACGGCTGGTCATCGTGCCGGAGGAGACCGCCCGCGACGCGCACGCCCTGCACGACCTGCTGTCCGCGGAGCAGGTCACCGTCCTCAACCAGACCCCGTCGGTGTTCACGCAGCTGGCGGCGGTGGACGCCGACCGCGCCGCGCGGCTTTCCGTGCGCTGGCTCATCTTCAGCGGCGAACCGCTGGACATGGCGCTGATGCTCCGGTGGTTCGAGCGGTACCCGGAGGAGCGCTGCCGGGTGATCAACATGTACGGGATCACCGAGACGACGGTCGCCTGTACGTGGCACCCGGTGACCCGCGAGGCCGCCGCGGCGGGCAGCCGCTCGGTCGGGCGGGCCGTGCCCGGCTGGCGCGTCGACGTCGTCGACGAGCACGGCCGGCGCGTGCCTCCGGGCGTGCCGGGCGAGATCCTGCTCGGCGGCGCCGGGATCGTCGACGGCTACCACCGGCGACCCGAGCTGACCGCCGCCAAGTTCCTCGGCGAACCGGGCGCGCGCTGGTACCGCACCGGCGACCGCGGCCGCGTCCTGCCCGACGGCGAGCTGGAGTACCTGGGCCGGCTCGACGACCAGGTCAAGATCCGCGGCCACCGCGTCGAGCTCGGCGAGATCCGCGCGGTGCTGCTGGCCGAGCCGGGCGTCCGCGCGGCGGCGGTCGTCGTGCGCTCGCGCGGCACGGGCGCGGGCTCGGAACGGCTCGACGCCTACGTGGCCGGCACCGGGCTCGACCTCGCCGCGCTGGACGAGCGGATGCGGGAGCAGCTGCCCGGCTACCTGGTGCCGGACACGCTGACCGAGCTGGCCGGCCTGCCGGTGAACGCCAACGGGAAGCTCGACCCGGCCCGGCTGCCCGAACCCGGGGCCGTCGCGGAAGACCTCGGTCTTGTCGACGCCGTCGAAGCGACGGAGCTGCAGCTCCGGGTCGCCGAGCTGTGGGCCGGCGCCGTCGGCCGCCCGATCGCCCTGGACGACGACCTCTTCCTCACCGGCGGCAACTCCCTGCTGGCCTTCACGATCGTCGACGGCATCCGCAAGGCGGGCCTCGGCGACCTGGCGGTGGCCGACCTCTACCGGACCCGCACGGTCCGCGGGGTGGCCGGGATCCTGTCGCGTGCGGGAGCCGGGACCGGGTCGTGA
- the sfnG gene encoding dimethylsulfone monooxygenase SfnG, translated as MTQLHEPLKFAYWVPNVSGGLVTSDIEQRTDWGYEYNRDLAVIAENNGFEYALTQVRYTASYGAAYQHESTGFSLALLLATQRLKVIAAVHPGLWHPGVLAKFVAGADVLSGGRAAVNVVSGWFKDEFTGLGEPWLEHDERYRRSEEFIRVLKELWTNDHAEFVGDFYRIHDFDIKPKPQAREGRPHPEVFQGGNSTAARKLAGRVSDWYFSNGKDYDGFSEQVAEVRSYAAENDHVVRFGLNGFVIARDSESEARDVVREIVAKANVAAVEGFRSAVQQAGNSTADKKGMWSDSEFADLVQYNDGFRTRLIGTPEQIAERAIEYKRRGASLLLLGFLHFQEEIEHFGRHVLPIIRELEKDLDRSAATPEPVRSRA; from the coding sequence ATGACCCAGCTCCACGAACCTCTGAAATTCGCCTATTGGGTGCCGAACGTCAGCGGCGGCCTCGTCACCAGTGATATCGAACAGCGCACCGACTGGGGGTATGAATACAACCGGGACCTCGCGGTCATCGCCGAGAACAACGGGTTCGAATACGCTCTCACCCAGGTGCGCTACACCGCCAGCTACGGCGCCGCCTACCAACACGAATCGACCGGCTTCAGCCTCGCGCTGCTGCTGGCGACGCAGCGGCTGAAGGTGATCGCGGCGGTCCACCCCGGACTGTGGCACCCCGGCGTGCTGGCGAAGTTCGTGGCCGGCGCGGATGTCCTGTCCGGTGGCCGGGCGGCGGTGAACGTCGTCAGCGGCTGGTTCAAGGACGAGTTCACCGGGCTCGGCGAGCCCTGGCTGGAGCACGACGAGCGTTACCGGCGTTCCGAAGAGTTCATCCGGGTGCTCAAGGAACTGTGGACGAACGACCACGCGGAGTTCGTCGGCGACTTCTACCGCATCCACGATTTCGACATCAAACCCAAGCCGCAGGCGCGCGAAGGCCGTCCGCATCCGGAGGTCTTCCAGGGCGGCAACTCCACCGCGGCGCGGAAACTGGCCGGCCGCGTGTCGGACTGGTACTTCAGCAACGGCAAGGACTACGACGGGTTCAGCGAGCAGGTGGCCGAAGTCCGCAGCTATGCCGCCGAGAACGACCACGTCGTCCGGTTCGGGTTGAACGGTTTCGTGATCGCCCGTGACAGCGAGTCCGAAGCGCGGGACGTGGTGCGCGAGATCGTCGCGAAGGCGAACGTGGCAGCGGTCGAGGGATTCCGTTCCGCCGTGCAGCAGGCCGGCAATTCCACCGCGGACAAGAAGGGCATGTGGTCGGATTCGGAGTTCGCCGACCTGGTGCAGTACAACGACGGCTTCCGCACCCGGCTCATCGGCACCCCGGAACAGATCGCCGAGCGTGCCATCGAATACAAGCGGCGGGGCGCGAGCCTGCTGCTGCTCGGTTTCCTGCACTTCCAGGAGGAGATCGAACACTTCGGCCGGCACGTGCTGCCGATCATCAGGGAACTGGAAAAAGACCTCGACCGCAGCGCCGCGACACCCGAACCCGTGAGGAGCCGAGCATGA
- a CDS encoding ABC transporter permease: MRRYLLRRVGQAVFVLWAAFTLSFLILYLLPGDAVSAKLASSDAGSAATPEQLAAARAEYGLDSPLPVQYLKRLVSALHGDFGRSVATGDDATHMVVTALPPTLAVTGLALVFAVLFGGGSAFLGTLTRFRWLRQALLSLPSLAISLPPFWVGLLLIQIFSFRLRLLPALGTQGFSAVLLPAITLALPTGAIIGQVLAKSLATQQEEPYAEIAAAKGASRWRVHFGHLLRNAAVPTLTVAGVVAGNLVAGSVITETVFSRDGVGRITAAAVTAQDVPVVQAVIVLAALVFVVLNLSVDLLYPLLDPRIARTPEVARG; this comes from the coding sequence GTGAGGCGCTACCTCCTCCGCCGCGTCGGGCAGGCGGTGTTCGTGCTGTGGGCGGCGTTCACGCTCTCGTTCCTGATCCTGTACCTGCTGCCGGGCGACGCCGTTTCGGCGAAGCTCGCGAGCAGCGACGCGGGCTCGGCGGCCACGCCCGAGCAGCTCGCCGCCGCCCGCGCGGAGTACGGCCTCGACTCCCCGCTGCCGGTCCAGTACCTGAAACGGCTGGTTTCGGCCCTGCACGGCGACTTCGGGCGCAGCGTCGCGACCGGCGACGACGCGACGCACATGGTCGTCACGGCGTTGCCTCCGACGCTCGCGGTGACCGGGCTCGCGCTGGTGTTCGCGGTGCTGTTCGGCGGCGGGTCGGCGTTCCTCGGCACGCTCACGCGGTTCCGCTGGCTGCGGCAGGCGCTGCTCTCCCTGCCGTCGCTGGCGATCTCGCTGCCGCCGTTCTGGGTGGGCCTGCTGCTGATCCAGATCTTCTCGTTCCGGCTGCGGCTGCTGCCCGCACTGGGCACGCAGGGCTTCTCCGCGGTGCTCCTGCCCGCGATCACGCTGGCCCTGCCGACCGGCGCGATCATCGGGCAGGTGCTGGCCAAGAGCCTGGCCACGCAGCAGGAAGAGCCGTACGCGGAGATCGCGGCGGCCAAGGGCGCGAGCCGCTGGCGGGTCCACTTCGGACACCTGCTGCGCAACGCCGCCGTGCCGACGCTGACCGTCGCCGGCGTGGTGGCGGGCAACCTGGTCGCGGGTTCGGTGATCACCGAGACGGTGTTCTCGCGCGACGGCGTCGGCCGGATCACCGCGGCCGCCGTCACCGCGCAGGACGTCCCGGTCGTGCAGGCGGTGATCGTGCTGGCCGCACTGGTGTTCGTGGTGCTCAACCTGAGCGTCGACCTGCTCTACCCGCTGCTCGACCCGCGCATCGCGCGGACGCCGGAGGTGGCCCGTGGTTGA
- a CDS encoding acyl-CoA dehydrogenase family protein, translating into MTDWIERAREVAAKLAVDAVERDQRGETPYQEVQLLKDNGLVTLLGPVDHGGGGQTWDTAYRVIREIAKADGSIGQLLGYHYLWAWAARLVATDAQVAAVEELYTKDNLFFGGAVNPRDSDLTITEDGDSIVYNGHKSFSTGSKVSDLTVLEGVREGTEDHIFAIVPSRQEGITFHDDWDNIGQRLTESGSVTIDNVRVPWASAAGYVDRKFQPLVYNTLNVPAIQLVFTNFYLGIAQGALETALAYTRDRTRAWPYGGDDKQAASEEWYILDGYGDLQAKLWAAEALTDKAGAAISRVLHAPREELTPEARGEVAVLIAAAKQRTVDTGLEIATKIFELTGARASASKYGLDRFWRNLRTHSLHDPLPYKRREVGEYALLGEYPTPTWYT; encoded by the coding sequence ATGACCGACTGGATCGAACGCGCCCGCGAGGTCGCCGCCAAACTCGCCGTCGACGCCGTCGAACGCGACCAGCGAGGCGAAACGCCGTACCAGGAAGTCCAGCTGCTGAAGGACAATGGCCTGGTCACCCTGCTCGGCCCGGTCGACCACGGCGGAGGCGGGCAGACCTGGGACACCGCGTACCGGGTGATCCGCGAGATCGCGAAGGCCGACGGCTCGATCGGGCAGCTGCTGGGCTACCACTACCTGTGGGCCTGGGCGGCGCGCCTGGTGGCCACCGACGCCCAGGTCGCCGCCGTCGAAGAGCTGTACACCAAGGACAACCTGTTCTTCGGCGGCGCGGTGAACCCGCGGGACTCCGACCTGACGATCACCGAAGACGGCGACTCGATCGTCTACAACGGACACAAGTCGTTCTCCACCGGCAGCAAGGTGTCCGACCTGACCGTGCTGGAAGGCGTCCGGGAAGGCACCGAGGACCACATCTTCGCGATCGTCCCGTCTCGGCAGGAGGGCATCACCTTCCACGACGACTGGGACAACATCGGCCAGCGCCTCACCGAATCCGGCAGCGTGACGATCGACAACGTCCGGGTGCCGTGGGCGTCGGCCGCCGGGTACGTCGACCGGAAGTTCCAGCCGCTGGTCTACAACACGCTCAACGTCCCGGCGATCCAGCTCGTCTTCACCAACTTCTACCTCGGCATCGCCCAGGGCGCGCTGGAGACGGCGCTCGCGTACACCAGGGACCGGACCCGCGCCTGGCCCTACGGCGGTGACGACAAGCAGGCGGCCTCGGAGGAGTGGTACATCCTCGACGGCTACGGCGACCTGCAGGCGAAGCTGTGGGCCGCAGAAGCCCTGACCGACAAGGCAGGCGCGGCGATTTCCCGCGTGCTGCACGCACCGCGGGAGGAGCTGACGCCGGAAGCACGCGGCGAGGTGGCGGTCCTGATCGCGGCGGCCAAGCAGCGCACGGTGGACACCGGCCTGGAGATCGCGACGAAGATCTTCGAGCTGACCGGCGCCCGGGCGAGCGCGTCGAAGTACGGCCTGGATCGCTTCTGGCGCAACCTGCGGACCCACTCGCTGCACGATCCGTTGCCCTACAAGCGCCGCGAGGTGGGCGAGTACGCGCTGCTCGGCGAGTACCCGACGCCGACCTGGTACACCTGA
- a CDS encoding TetR/AcrR family transcriptional regulator, with protein sequence MSESRAAAEKPPRRADARRNAENVLEAAAAVFVTSGVEAPIREIAARAGVGTATIYRHYPTRADLILAVYRRQVESLAEAGPALLAAEPGPHQALTKWIDRFVDFVITKQGLASVLQSDESCYDPLHAYFLERLGPVCTQLLDAAAAAGEITPGQDAYELMRGVGSLCAGAGTATRYDARHLVRLLVSGLRKLE encoded by the coding sequence GTGAGCGAGTCCCGTGCCGCGGCGGAGAAGCCGCCGCGGCGTGCCGACGCGCGGCGCAACGCCGAAAACGTCCTCGAAGCCGCGGCCGCGGTGTTCGTGACGTCCGGCGTCGAAGCACCGATCCGGGAGATCGCCGCCCGGGCCGGGGTGGGCACGGCGACTATCTACCGCCACTACCCGACCCGGGCCGACCTGATCCTCGCGGTGTACCGGCGGCAGGTCGAGTCCCTGGCCGAAGCCGGTCCCGCGCTGCTCGCGGCCGAACCGGGACCGCACCAGGCCCTCACGAAGTGGATCGACCGGTTCGTCGACTTCGTCATCACCAAGCAGGGCCTGGCGTCGGTGCTGCAGTCCGACGAATCGTGCTACGACCCGCTGCACGCCTACTTCCTCGAACGCCTCGGCCCGGTGTGCACGCAGCTGCTGGACGCCGCCGCGGCGGCCGGGGAGATCACCCCCGGTCAGGACGCGTACGAGCTGATGCGCGGCGTCGGCAGCCTGTGCGCCGGCGCGGGCACCGCGACCCGCTACGACGCGCGCCACCTCGTGCGGCTTCTGGTCAGCGGCCTGCGCAAACTGGAGTGA
- a CDS encoding ABC transporter ATP-binding protein, which yields MTLLRISQLAVSYRKVPAVRDVGLAVDAGEVVAVVGESGSGKSTTAHAAIGLLPRGGRIDGGSITFDGRDLLSLSDKQWRGVRGREIALVPQDPAVSLNPVHRIGDQVAEVLKIHGLADRRSASVQAIELLERAGVPQPELRARQYPHQLSGGLRQRVLIASALAGRPKLIIADEPTSALDVTVQRRILDHLTSLALESGTAILLITHDLGVAADRASRIVVLSQGSVVEEGSSVVSAPTHPYTRQLLAATPSMTSTARPPAPPAEPLVSVRDLAKTFEGGIRAVDGISFDIPRGQTLALVGESGSGKSTTARMVLRLEAASAGSVEFDGHDITSLAGAELRRLRRRMQIVYQNPYASLNPKFSIEDVVAEPLRAFGLPRTRVPELLEQVALPASVARRKPAELSGGQRQRVAIARALALQPDLVVCDEPVSALDVSVQAQILRLLAELQSELGVTYLLISHDLAVVRQLADHVGVLRAGALVELGPAARVLAEPDSEYTKELLAAIPGSRVRNGLSTTGR from the coding sequence ATGACCCTGCTGCGGATCTCACAGCTGGCCGTGTCGTACCGGAAGGTCCCGGCTGTCCGTGACGTCGGCCTGGCCGTCGACGCGGGCGAGGTGGTCGCCGTCGTCGGGGAATCGGGCTCCGGCAAGTCGACCACGGCGCACGCGGCGATCGGCCTGCTGCCCCGCGGCGGCCGCATCGACGGCGGCTCGATCACCTTCGACGGCCGGGACCTGCTTTCCCTGTCGGACAAGCAGTGGCGTGGCGTGCGCGGCCGCGAGATCGCGCTGGTGCCACAGGACCCGGCGGTGTCGCTGAACCCCGTGCACCGGATCGGCGACCAGGTCGCCGAGGTGCTGAAGATCCACGGGCTCGCGGACCGGCGATCCGCCTCCGTGCAGGCGATCGAGCTGCTGGAGCGCGCGGGCGTGCCCCAGCCCGAGCTGCGGGCGAGGCAGTACCCGCACCAGCTGTCCGGCGGACTCCGGCAGCGCGTGCTGATCGCGTCGGCGCTGGCCGGGCGGCCGAAGCTGATCATCGCGGACGAGCCGACGTCGGCGCTGGACGTCACCGTGCAGCGCCGCATCCTCGACCACCTGACGTCGCTGGCGCTTGAATCGGGCACGGCGATCCTGCTGATCACGCACGACCTCGGCGTCGCGGCCGACCGGGCGTCACGAATCGTCGTGCTCTCGCAGGGCTCGGTGGTCGAAGAGGGTTCCTCGGTCGTCAGCGCGCCGACGCACCCCTACACCCGGCAGCTGCTGGCGGCGACGCCGAGCATGACGAGCACGGCACGGCCACCCGCACCGCCCGCCGAACCGCTCGTTTCCGTCCGGGACCTCGCGAAGACGTTCGAGGGCGGGATCCGCGCGGTCGACGGGATCTCGTTCGACATCCCGCGCGGTCAGACGCTGGCCCTGGTGGGCGAGTCGGGCTCGGGCAAGTCGACGACCGCCCGGATGGTGCTCCGGCTGGAGGCAGCCTCGGCGGGCTCGGTGGAGTTCGACGGCCACGACATCACCTCGCTCGCAGGTGCCGAGCTGCGCCGGCTGCGGCGACGGATGCAGATCGTCTACCAGAACCCGTATGCGTCGCTGAACCCGAAGTTCTCGATCGAGGACGTCGTCGCGGAGCCGTTGCGGGCGTTCGGCCTTCCGCGCACCCGGGTCCCGGAGCTGCTGGAGCAGGTCGCCCTGCCGGCGTCGGTGGCGCGCCGGAAGCCGGCCGAGCTCTCGGGCGGCCAGCGGCAGCGGGTGGCGATCGCGCGGGCCTTGGCGCTGCAGCCGGACCTGGTGGTGTGCGACGAACCGGTGTCGGCGCTGGACGTCTCGGTGCAGGCCCAGATCCTGCGGCTGCTGGCGGAACTGCAGTCGGAACTCGGGGTCACCTACCTGTTAATCTCCCACGACCTGGCCGTGGTCCGGCAGCTCGCCGACCACGTCGGGGTGCTGCGCGCGGGCGCGCTGGTGGAGCTGGGCCCGGCGGCCCGGGTACTGGCGGAACCGGACTCGGAGTACACGAAGGAGCTGCTGGCGGCGATTCCCGGCAGCCGGGTGCGGAACGGGCTGAGCACTACGGGAAGGTGA
- a CDS encoding thioesterase II family protein: protein MKFYCCPFAGAGASVYRSWTPPGDAEIEIRPVQLAGREEQFALPPHEDVAAAAAHALGQIRRTAAAGEEIVLFGHSSGAAVAFETARAIAASGEFRVAGLVVSGAPDPVTPVDLGLRGLEGEEFVAAVERLIGYAHPALAQPELREILLPPLRADLLAREAYLAPAGTRLPVPVLAIRGADDPLVSRADLAGWARITSAGFDVAELPGEHMYFLPDPAALLDLLAARFAVPAREGAR from the coding sequence ATGAAGTTCTACTGCTGTCCCTTCGCCGGCGCCGGCGCGAGCGTCTACCGTTCCTGGACGCCGCCCGGCGACGCGGAAATCGAGATCCGGCCGGTGCAGCTGGCCGGCCGCGAGGAGCAGTTCGCCCTCCCGCCGCACGAAGACGTCGCCGCCGCGGCCGCGCACGCGCTCGGGCAGATCCGCCGCACCGCCGCGGCCGGCGAGGAGATCGTGCTGTTCGGCCACAGCTCGGGCGCCGCGGTCGCGTTCGAGACGGCCCGCGCGATCGCGGCTTCGGGCGAGTTCCGGGTGGCCGGGCTGGTCGTCAGCGGCGCGCCGGATCCGGTGACCCCGGTGGACCTCGGCCTGCGCGGGCTCGAGGGCGAGGAGTTCGTCGCCGCCGTCGAGCGGCTGATCGGCTACGCCCACCCCGCGCTCGCGCAGCCCGAGCTGCGGGAGATCCTGCTGCCGCCGCTGCGCGCGGACCTGCTGGCGCGCGAGGCGTACCTGGCCCCCGCCGGCACCCGGCTGCCGGTGCCGGTGCTCGCGATCCGCGGCGCGGACGACCCGCTCGTGTCCCGCGCCGACCTGGCCGGCTGGGCGCGGATCACCAGTGCGGGCTTCGACGTCGCCGAGCTGCCGGGCGAGCACATGTACTTCCTGCCGGACCCGGCCGCGCTGCTGGACCTGCTCGCCGCGCGGTTCGCCGTCCCGGCACGGGAAGGTGCCCGATGA
- a CDS encoding ABC transporter permease: MVDLAPARVVRRPGLAIAIAVLAFVLLAAFVPTLLTGYDPITGVPVERLQGPSLHHLFGTDETGRDVYARVIHGASLSLRATAIAVLVALVAGSALGLLAGFRGGWLDTVIMRIVDVFLAIPPILLSLALVTALGFGTTNVAIAVGIANLASFARVMRAEVLRVRNGVFVEAARASGVRWSGVLLRHVLPNAAGPVLALATLTLGTAVLEVSALSFLGFGATPPTPEWGSLVAGGRSFLATAWWMTTFPGLTVAAVVLAANRLSRALDGGDR, encoded by the coding sequence GTGGTTGACCTCGCGCCGGCCCGGGTGGTGCGGCGCCCCGGGCTGGCCATCGCCATCGCGGTGCTCGCGTTCGTGCTGCTCGCGGCCTTCGTGCCGACGCTGCTGACCGGGTACGACCCGATCACCGGCGTCCCGGTCGAGCGGCTGCAGGGGCCGTCGCTGCACCACCTGTTCGGCACCGACGAGACCGGCCGCGACGTCTACGCGCGGGTGATCCACGGTGCGTCGCTCTCACTGCGGGCCACCGCGATCGCCGTGCTCGTGGCGCTCGTCGCGGGCTCCGCGCTCGGCCTGCTGGCCGGATTCCGCGGCGGCTGGCTGGACACCGTCATCATGCGGATCGTCGACGTGTTCCTGGCCATCCCGCCGATCCTGCTGTCGCTGGCCCTGGTCACGGCGCTGGGCTTCGGCACGACGAACGTCGCGATCGCCGTCGGCATCGCGAACCTGGCGTCCTTCGCCCGCGTCATGCGCGCGGAGGTGCTTCGCGTGCGCAATGGGGTCTTCGTCGAAGCGGCGCGCGCGAGTGGAGTGCGCTGGTCGGGCGTACTGCTGCGGCACGTCCTGCCGAACGCGGCGGGCCCGGTGCTGGCGCTGGCGACGCTCACGCTCGGCACGGCCGTGCTCGAGGTGTCCGCGCTGAGCTTCCTCGGCTTCGGCGCGACCCCGCCGACGCCGGAGTGGGGCTCGCTCGTCGCGGGCGGCCGCAGCTTCCTCGCGACGGCTTGGTGGATGACGACGTTCCCGGGGCTGACGGTCGCGGCGGTGGTCCTCGCCGCGAACCGCCTGTCCCGCGCACTGGACGGAGGAGACCGATGA
- a CDS encoding ABC transporter substrate-binding protein has translation MSPFSRARNAAALLALPVLLTACSAAGTEQAADAGPPKAGGTLRLGISSAPDCIDPQQAATNASINVARQLVDSLTDQDPKTGEIKPWLAEKWEISADSTAFTFHLRSGATFSDGSPVDAAAVKTSFDGIKALGTKAQLGYGYLAAYQSSTVVDPRTVRLDFSAPSAQFLQASSTMSLGLLAPAAFKKTPEQRCQGTGLIGSGPFVFESLKQNQEIVLAKRTGYAWGSSLFKHQGEAYLDKIDYKIVPEPGVRTGSLASGQLDAATDIQPVDEPQFKGNGFSENIRPNPGVVFNLHANTTRGVLTDEKVRQAVLKGVDRAEVVNTVLTPSYKAATSILGSATPLVSDLSQQLAYDQKGADALLDGDGWVPGPGGIRVKNGQQLSASVVFSPVFNQNRSVLELVQQQLRKIGFDLRIEQHTTAETTQIQLSGNYDFLWYNVTRADPDILRGQFSTKAGNRSKLTPGNPLDVALDAQSSTVDTVKRKPSADEVQKLIVDHAYAIPVFELTQVVALSSKAHAVDFEASSRLQLFDAWLS, from the coding sequence GTGTCCCCCTTTTCCCGTGCCCGCAACGCCGCGGCCCTGCTCGCCCTGCCCGTTCTCCTGACCGCCTGCTCCGCGGCCGGCACCGAACAAGCCGCCGACGCCGGGCCGCCGAAGGCCGGTGGCACGCTGCGCCTGGGCATCTCGTCCGCGCCCGACTGCATCGACCCGCAGCAGGCCGCCACGAACGCGTCCATCAACGTCGCCCGTCAGCTGGTCGACTCGCTGACCGACCAGGACCCGAAGACCGGCGAGATCAAGCCGTGGCTGGCCGAGAAGTGGGAGATCAGCGCCGATTCGACGGCGTTCACCTTCCACCTGCGCTCCGGCGCGACGTTCTCCGACGGCAGTCCGGTCGACGCGGCCGCCGTCAAGACGAGCTTCGACGGCATCAAGGCCCTCGGCACGAAGGCCCAGCTCGGCTACGGCTACCTGGCCGCGTACCAGTCGTCGACCGTCGTCGACCCGCGGACCGTCCGCCTCGACTTCTCCGCGCCCAGCGCCCAGTTCCTGCAGGCCAGCTCGACGATGTCGCTCGGCCTCCTCGCGCCCGCGGCGTTCAAGAAGACGCCGGAGCAGCGTTGCCAGGGCACCGGCCTGATCGGCTCGGGGCCGTTCGTCTTCGAAAGCCTGAAGCAGAACCAGGAGATCGTCCTGGCCAAGCGCACGGGCTACGCCTGGGGCTCGTCGCTGTTCAAGCACCAGGGTGAGGCCTACCTGGACAAGATCGACTACAAGATCGTGCCGGAGCCCGGCGTCCGCACCGGCAGCCTCGCCTCCGGCCAGCTCGACGCGGCCACCGACATCCAGCCGGTCGACGAGCCGCAGTTCAAGGGCAACGGCTTCAGCGAGAACATCCGGCCCAATCCCGGCGTCGTGTTCAACCTGCACGCCAACACCACCCGCGGCGTGCTCACCGACGAGAAGGTGCGGCAGGCCGTGCTCAAGGGCGTCGACCGCGCCGAGGTCGTGAACACGGTGCTGACGCCGAGCTACAAAGCCGCCACGAGCATCCTCGGCTCGGCGACGCCGCTGGTCAGCGACCTCTCGCAGCAGCTCGCGTACGACCAGAAGGGCGCGGACGCGCTGCTGGACGGCGACGGCTGGGTGCCCGGCCCGGGCGGGATCCGCGTCAAGAACGGGCAGCAGCTCAGCGCGTCCGTGGTCTTCTCGCCGGTGTTCAACCAGAACCGCAGCGTGCTGGAGCTGGTCCAGCAGCAGCTGCGCAAGATCGGCTTCGACCTGCGGATCGAGCAGCACACCACGGCCGAGACCACCCAGATCCAGCTGAGCGGGAACTACGACTTCCTCTGGTACAACGTGACCCGCGCCGACCCGGACATCCTGCGCGGCCAGTTCTCGACGAAGGCCGGCAACCGCAGCAAGCTCACGCCGGGCAACCCGCTCGACGTCGCCCTCGACGCGCAGTCGTCCACAGTGGACACTGTGAAACGCAAGCCGTCCGCCGACGAGGTGCAGAAGCTGATCGTCGACCACGCCTACGCGATCCCGGTGTTCGAGCTGACCCAGGTCGTCGCGCTGAGCTCGAAGGCGCACGCCGTCGACTTCGAGGCGTCGTCACGGCTGCAGTTGTTCGACGCGTGGCTGTCGTGA